One Phaseolus vulgaris cultivar G19833 chromosome 2, P. vulgaris v2.0, whole genome shotgun sequence DNA window includes the following coding sequences:
- the LOC137809831 gene encoding VQ motif-containing protein 20-like, producing MTPKTGRVQGSLKISKESQWIKKSPVSKVQHKEPVIIYTQTPRIIQTHARHFMELVQKLTGICHSDLDDTGDADAFEPATPSLLEELEENEAAASVITEEEDSCNSVVFESEFLNANPNQPLLHFADPLLSL from the exons ATGACTCCAAAGACGGGGAGGGTGCAAGGTTCTTTGAAAATCAGCAAGGAATCTCAATGGATCAAGAAATCACCGGTGAGTAAGGTTCAGCACAAGGAACCAGTGATTATATACACGCAAACGCCCAGGATCATTCAGACGCACGCGCGTCACTTCATGGAGCTCGTCCAGAAGCTCACCGGAATCTGTCACTCCGATCTCGACGATACTGGCGATGCCGATGCCTTCGAACCGGCGACGCCATCGTTACTCGAGGAGTTGGAGGAGAACGAGGCGGCGGCGTCGGTGATTACGGAGGAGGAGGATAGCTGCAACAGCGTTG TGTTCGAATCTGAGTTCTTGAACGCCAATCCCAATCAACCGTTGCTGCACTTCGCCGATCCATTGTTATCGTTATGA